Part of the Alosa alosa isolate M-15738 ecotype Scorff River chromosome 18, AALO_Geno_1.1, whole genome shotgun sequence genome is shown below.
gagagagggaagagaggagggagaggaggaagaggagatagagagagggaagagaggagggagaggaggaagagaggagatagagaggagggagaggaggaagagaggagatagagagagagggaagagaggagggagaggaggaagaaaggagatagagagagagaggggaggataaAGAGAGGACATCTCTGTTtgtcagtgtcacacacactcagcacaggaGTAAATAAGCACACACTGAcagaagatacacacacacacacactgattcttCCTCaccatgcattcacacacagactctccatctcacacacacacacctcaggtgCGCTTCCACTCCTCTGTCCACCTGTTTATCTCAGCAGTCAACGTCAGCCATCTCTACACACCCCAAACTCTGAccgtgtgtgtgagctcacacccagtcaaacacacatcacacacacacccagtcacacacacatcacacacagtcacacacacatcacacacacacccagtcacacacacatcacacacacacccaatcacacacacatcacacacacacccagtcacacacacatcacacacacacccaatcacacacacatctgtgctgAGCCTACTCTACAggccatcccacacacacacattgccaggGAGATGGCTCACACaaacagcccacacacacacacgtcaccctCAGGGGAGGacccagcccacacacacacagcactcacggGTCAGGActgtgcaccacacacacacacaacaaacacacaagcatcagACTCAGGACAGGGaccagaaacacactcacactgagtacacacgcacacagcactccaacacgcagcacacacacacaagtcaccctcaggggaggacgcagcacacacacacacacacgcagcacacacacagacagggcagGTTGCCGCTCTCCTCATCCCACCCTGGACGCCAAATGCCTGCAGATGACCTCACTGACTCTCAAATACATACCggtaagaaaaacacacacacacacacacacactttcttttttcaGTGCAGCCCAGTATatagcctaaacacacacacacacacactaggagctttatacacctcacacacactctctgcaaCACATACCAGTAGGAAAactacactcacactctctctccaaaaCAGGCCAGTTGGAACCCtgcatgcatgaacacacacacacacacaaactgaatgagtgtatacatgtgtgcCCCCCCTTctacagagagagatgtatatgtgtgtgtgagggatggatgacgtgtgtgttaatgtgtgtgtgcgtgtttttgttTCCTTctacagagagagatgtgtgtgtgtgttctccaaaAATGCCAAAGGTCCCTGGGCATATCAGCGTcctcccattcacacacacgcaccgccTTCTCACACAAACGTGGCCTTTGAGGAGAAaaggtatcacacacacacacacacacacacacacacattgctgttTCCCAAAATAAAGCATTGATTAGAACCTTGATAGAATGCTTCCTAGAATGCTTCCTTGATAGAATGCTTCCTTGCGAGTCGGGTTCTACGAAGATGAGGCTAGAGGCCTCCCTAGTGTTCTACTAGACTCTACTTTGGAACAGACTAGCTAGTGTGGACGTGTGCGTTACTGCGGTTACAAGGTTCCGCCTGAGCACTTCCGCTTTTAACTGCACGCTTCTGTTTTGACAATGCCGCTGCTCCGATGCATGTCAACGCAGAGGATTATGGGTATTTTTGTTCACCTGAGGATCCACAGATGGATCCTTGAAAATTCTCAGAACGAAGAGAGCGAATTTCGGAGTATTCTTGACATTGGAACAGGGCTCGGCAGAGTTCGATGACGTTGCGACCATATGCTTCCTTTACTTTGGGAAACGGCTattgtcccctctctctcacacacacaagcctcaaTGCAGACAGTGTATGACATTTCTCAGTGATTCCAACGCCCTCAACAgtagtgtatactgtatatctgtgtgtgtgtgcccatgtgtgtgtgtgtgtgtatgtatgtgtgtgtgtgtgtgtgtgtctgccttctGCAGTGTTGGATTCTGGACAAAGAATTTCTACCATTCAGCGTCACAGACCAACTTCAGATAGAAACCTCAGCCTGCAGGTAAGAATATGACTgtcagaaagaaagagtgtgtgcgtgtgtgtgtgcatgacagcgagtgtgcatgagtgtgtgtgacaaagaaagagtgtgtgggtgacagagatagagactgtgtgtgtatgtgtgacagagagtTCAGCCTAGaggtaagaatgtgtgtgtgtgtgtgtgtgtataggaggcTCTACAGCTGTTCAGGCCAGACTTCATAAGTCGATCTCAGAGCCGAATGAAGCGATTGGAGCAGAGGGTCCTGGAGAGGCGGGCCCTTTACAACAAGCCCCTCCCATGGGGGGCATGGCATGTTCATAGAGGCCAGAACTGCACAACACCACACCCCTTAAGTGGTATAgtactggacacacacacaaaacacacactgcacacacacagctcagcagctacacacaccaaactAAACTACACGTACTAcagtgcgcgcgcacacacacacgcatgcacgcacgcacagaccaGGCTGCTGtgcagacacaaaaacacacacacaaatgcatgccaTTTATCTTtaaacacacctgcacacagacaccacacagtgtcctctacacaaacacaatctctgtacagataaacacacacacaaacacaaatatcattcacgtgtacacacacacacacacacacacacacacacacacacacacacacacacatgcatttaccATTCCCTTCAAAACACATGTACTTGTGATTGGatatctctgagtgtgtgtgtgtgtgtgtgtgtgtgtgtgtgtgtgtgtgtgtgtgtgtgtgtgtgtatgtaaaacaGATAATCTCTATAAACCACAAGAGAGAGCCATCTCTGGAAAGGAAATGCAGCTTCGATCTCGACGGTAAGCATAAAttaacacactaacatacacacacacacacacacacacacacaaatatacatacaacgtacatcaacacactcacacaatataCACTAACATACATCAACAgccacacaaatatacacactaacatacatcgacacacaaactcacatgcgcacagttgcacacacatacacacgctaacaaacatcaacacacacacactcatatacaaatatacacactaATATACATtaacactcacatacaaacgcaaacacacacttacaaagaccaacacgctcacacacacacaaacacacacacacattacatggtGAGCAAAAAAGGTattgtgttagagtgtgtgcttgcatatactgtatctgtgtgtgtgtatgtatgtaggatGTACAACAGGTTGCCAGAGGTTGCCAACAGGAGACAGCAGGAACAAAGGAGAGTGATGTCACAGACCAACCGCCTCAGAGCAGAGGTCTTCAAAAAGGTATGGTCACAGAGTGCATTCTCACCCCCACACATcatcatacataaatacatacttGAATGCACCCCAGGTTTTGCTGACTGATTTCATTCACTcctgggtgtatgtgtgtgtgtgtgtgcccactcctgtatgtgtgtacactcctgtgtgtgttggtgtgtgtgtgtttgtgtgtacactcCTGTGtatgttggtatgtgtgtgttggtgtgtgtgtgtttgtgtatgtgtgtacactcctgtgtgtttgtgtgtgtgtgtgtacactcctgTGTGTTGGTTTCcactcctgtatgtgtgtgtgtgtccactcttgTTTCATAGAAACTTCTGGATCAAGTCCTCCAGAGAAACACAGACTGATCACCTGCTCCGTAACACACTAACGGAACCAAATGATCACCTGCTCCGTAACACACTAACGGAACCTCTGGATCACCTGCTCCGTAACACACTAACGGAACCTCTGGATCACCTGCTCCATAACACACTAACGGAACCACATGACCACCTGCTCCGTAACACACTAACAGAACCTCCTGACCACCTGCTCCGTAACACACTAAAGGAACCAGATGACCACCTGCTCTGTAACACACTAACGGAACCTCTGGATCACCTGCTCCATAACACACTAACGGAACCTCTGGATCACCTGCTCCATAACACACTAACGGAACCTCTGGATCACCTGCTCCATAACACACTAACGGAACCTCTGGATCACCTGCTCCGTAACACACTAACAGAACCTCCTGACCACCTGCTCCGTAACACACTAACGGAACCTCTGGATCACCTGCTCCATAACACACTAACGGAACCTCTGGATCACCTGCTCCATAACACACTAACGGAACCTCTGGATCACCTGCTCCGTAACACACTAACAGAACCTCCTGACCACCTGCTCCGTAACACACTCACGGAACAGCCTGACCTTACATCTgaccagggagagagacaggactaaatgtgtgtgtgctgagctcCTCtgtctaaccctaacccttgtgTCCCGTTGTAACGCAACAGGCCCGTCAGTGCTTTTATTTCAATATATTGGACTACTGAGAGGATCTTAGAACTTCCTTTTTAATTTCAATAGATTGGACTACTGAGAGGATCTTAGAACTTCCTTTTCCTGCAGCGCTGTGTGGTTCAGAAATCCTTTTCCATCTCGGAGTCCCTTCGCCAGCCCATTGGGAATCACTGGAGTCTAAATGACAACCTTTATCTGGGGCTTTATTTGGAAAATTACTGCATATGATCCCACTGGCATAATGGAACTGTTTCACATAAAGATTACAGATGACAAATGTGGGGATGTGGGGTTtatgcacaagtgtgtgtgtgtgtgtgtgtgtgtgtgtgtgtgtgtgaaaaatggTCCACATCAAGATATCATCCTTCCTTCCAAGAGGCTTAGAATATTCTGGAAAAGAGCATATTTATATCAATCAGGACACCCACTCATAAATCATACTGATCAATTAATCAGGACTCCCACTAATCGATCATATGGATAAAGCCTTCAGGCCTCATCCTGATCAATCACACCAATACTGACCTTCAATCTAcaccactggagaaaaacaTTGTATTGGAACTGCCCCACATGGtgaaatatagttttttcttcaTTGAGTTGAATTTAGACATTAGATTGACGCTACTTAAAATTATCATAGATAATATCCATAGATATCCGTTTATCCATAGAATATCCATCCACAGTATCCATATATTATaaaccagggctttgaaccgatttttttccccaatcggttcgttccgaacagaaacggaattataacgtttccggttatgagttccaccaataaattgaCGCCCCAACCGTTAGAACAAAAAATACTGTTCCCGAACGGTTAATTTTTGCtcctgtcagctgtttaatgctatagaattatgtcacatctttctcatccagcttaaaccaaatgtaataatattacaaccattattaaataataataattatattattaataataatactaattaaatagg
Proteins encoded:
- the LOC125311394 gene encoding (E2-independent) E3 ubiquitin-conjugating enzyme FATS-like isoform X1, whose translation is MPADDLTDSQIHTERDVCVCSPKMPKVPGHISVLPFTHTHRLLTQTWPLRRKVLDSGQRISTIQRHRPTSDRNLSLQEALQLFRPDFISRSQSRMKRLEQRVLERRALYNKPLPWGAWHVHRGQNCTTPHPLSDNLYKPQERAISGKEMQLRSRRMYNRLPEVANRRQQEQRRVMSQTNRLRAEVFKKVWSQSAFSPPHIIIHKYILECTPGFAD
- the LOC125311394 gene encoding (E2-independent) E3 ubiquitin-conjugating enzyme FATS-like isoform X2 translates to MPADDLTDSQIHTERDVCVCSPKMPKVPGHISVLPFTHTHRLLTQTWPLRRKVLDSGQRISTIQRHRPTSDRNLSLQEALQLFRPDFISRSQSRMKRLEQRVLERRALYNKPLPWGAWHVHRGQNCTTPHPLSDNLYKPQERAISGKEMQLRSRRMYNRLPEVANRRQQEQRRVMSQTNRLRAEVFKKKLLDQVLQRNTD